The following are encoded together in the Candidatus Curtissbacteria bacterium genome:
- a CDS encoding GIY-YIG nuclease family protein, translating into MYYVYVLKLINGQYYTGFTKNIKNRPKRHFQGAVKTTSRIKPIGLVFYAAFKTQKLATDFEKYLKSSSGFAFRNKRLIETSL; encoded by the coding sequence ATGTATTACGTCTACGTTTTAAAATTAATCAACGGTCAATACTACACGGGTTTTACTAAGAATATAAAAAATAGGCCAAAACGCCATTTTCAGGGTGCAGTTAAGACTACAAGTAGAATTAAACCTATCGGACTTGTATTTTATGCGGCTTTTAAAACACAAAAGTTAGCCACAGATTTCGAAAAATATTTGAAAAGTTCGTCAGGCTTTGCTTTTCGAAACAAAAGGCTAATTGAAACGAGTCTTTAG